Proteins from a genomic interval of Massilia sp. KIM:
- the rph gene encoding ribonuclease PH, whose amino-acid sequence MTQAQRPSGRAVDQLRTVRITRQYTKHAEGSVLIEFGDTKVICTASIEEKVPPFLKGKGQGWLTAEYGMLPRSTHTRMDREAARGKQTGRTQEIQRLIGRSLRAAFDLEAFGERTLHLDCDVIQADGGTRTASITGAMVAAYDAFQALVGQGLIAAVPVRHFVAAISVGVYHGVPVLDLDYVEDSDCDTDMNVVMTETGHFIEVQGTAEGAAFDRAGMNRLLDLGQLGVTELVKLQRQALGLGG is encoded by the coding sequence ATGACACAAGCACAACGCCCGAGCGGGCGCGCGGTCGACCAGCTGCGCACGGTCCGCATCACCCGCCAGTACACCAAGCATGCCGAGGGTTCGGTCCTGATCGAGTTCGGCGACACCAAGGTGATCTGCACCGCCAGCATCGAGGAAAAAGTGCCGCCTTTCCTGAAAGGGAAGGGCCAGGGCTGGCTGACCGCCGAATACGGCATGCTGCCGCGCTCGACGCACACGCGCATGGACCGCGAGGCCGCGCGCGGCAAGCAGACCGGCCGAACCCAGGAGATCCAGCGCCTGATCGGCCGCTCGCTGCGCGCAGCCTTCGACCTGGAAGCTTTCGGGGAGCGCACCCTGCACCTCGACTGCGACGTGATCCAGGCCGACGGCGGCACCCGCACCGCCTCGATCACCGGCGCCATGGTGGCGGCCTATGACGCCTTCCAGGCGCTGGTCGGGCAGGGCCTGATCGCCGCCGTGCCGGTGCGCCACTTCGTGGCCGCGATCTCGGTGGGCGTGTACCACGGGGTGCCGGTGCTGGACCTGGACTATGTCGAGGATTCGGATTGCGATACCGACATGAACGTGGTGATGACCGAGACCGGGCATTTCATCGAAGTGCAGGGCACGGCCGAAGGGGCGGCCTTCGACCGGGCGGGCATGAACCGGCTGCTGGACCTGGGGCAGTTGGGGGTGACGGAGTTGGTGAAGTTGCAAAGGCAGGCGTTGGGGTTGGGGGGCTGA
- a CDS encoding YicC/YloC family endoribonuclease translates to MTGYAVATSEGAAGTLTIEIKSVNSRFLDLQFRINDDLRALEPDLRSAIMAAITRGKVEVRLSFGRKTAGGSQVLNHELLNDLARLQAEVTRHFVSAPQMTVAELLRWPGVIEESTIGQESLQADVAALTAKTIAAFVDSRKREGAALEAMLQSRIDAMEAIVKRITPLIPQVIAQFQQKAIERMQDALGLAGHGNPTTLTRQEVLERIRQEVTLYGIRIDVSEELSRLSAHLNETRHILKKGGQVGKRLDFMMQELNREANTLGAKASVKELADASMELKLLIEQMREQVQNLE, encoded by the coding sequence ATGACTGGTTATGCGGTTGCCACCAGCGAAGGCGCTGCCGGCACCCTCACGATCGAGATCAAGAGCGTCAATTCGCGCTTCCTGGATCTTCAGTTCCGCATCAACGACGACCTGCGCGCGCTGGAACCCGATCTGCGCTCCGCCATCATGGCCGCCATCACCCGCGGCAAGGTGGAGGTGCGCCTGTCCTTCGGGCGCAAGACCGCGGGCGGCTCGCAAGTGCTCAACCACGAGTTGCTGAACGACCTGGCCCGCCTGCAGGCCGAGGTCACGCGCCACTTCGTGTCGGCGCCCCAGATGACGGTGGCCGAGCTGTTGCGCTGGCCCGGCGTGATCGAGGAATCGACCATCGGCCAGGAGTCGCTCCAGGCCGACGTCGCCGCCCTCACCGCCAAGACCATCGCCGCCTTCGTCGATAGCCGCAAGCGCGAAGGCGCGGCGCTGGAAGCCATGCTGCAGTCGCGCATCGACGCCATGGAAGCCATCGTCAAGCGCATCACGCCCCTGATCCCGCAGGTGATCGCCCAGTTCCAGCAGAAGGCCATCGAGCGCATGCAGGACGCGCTGGGCCTGGCCGGCCACGGCAACCCGACCACCCTGACGCGCCAGGAAGTGCTGGAGCGCATCCGCCAGGAAGTGACCCTGTACGGCATCCGGATCGACGTCTCGGAAGAGCTGTCGCGCCTGTCGGCCCACCTGAACGAAACCCGCCACATCCTGAAGAAAGGCGGCCAGGTCGGCAAACGCCTCGACTTCATGATGCAGGAACTGAACCGCGAAGCGAACACGCTGGGCGCCAAGGCCTCGGTCAAGGAACTGGCCGACGCCTCGATGGAGCTCAAGCTCCTGATCGAGCAGATGCGCGAGCAGGTCCAGAACCTCGAATAA
- a CDS encoding PP2C family serine/threonine-protein phosphatase, whose protein sequence is MQFSVYQQSHIGGRKLNQDRMGYSFTRDALLLVLADGMGGHLRGEIAATIALQSISMQFRMQARPYVKKPERFLEEALHQAHRDIVTYAETHQLPETPRTTVVACLVQHNSAVWAHAGDSRLYWVRSKQLLARTRDHSHLEYLIERGRATEAERATHPDRNKLYNCLGASQAPRVDVSRQAALQPGDTLLLCSDGLWGVLPDSEIVHRLSSTGIVQAVPELVAMSAAIGGARGDNTTALGITWQGADTAGANMRDVISTALLPADEVSSSIIAADPAPTGSEADAFDEAEIERAIAEIREAIEKSSQLLK, encoded by the coding sequence ATGCAGTTTTCCGTCTACCAGCAGAGCCACATCGGCGGGCGCAAGCTCAACCAGGACCGCATGGGCTACAGCTTCACGCGCGACGCGCTGCTGCTGGTGCTGGCCGACGGCATGGGCGGCCACCTGCGCGGCGAGATCGCGGCCACCATCGCCTTGCAATCGATCTCGATGCAGTTCCGCATGCAGGCGCGGCCCTACGTGAAAAAGCCCGAGCGCTTCCTCGAGGAAGCCCTGCACCAGGCCCACCGCGACATCGTCACCTACGCCGAGACCCACCAGCTGCCGGAGACCCCGCGCACCACGGTGGTGGCCTGCCTGGTCCAGCACAACAGCGCGGTCTGGGCCCACGCCGGCGATTCGCGCCTCTACTGGGTGCGCAGCAAGCAGCTGCTGGCGCGCACCCGCGACCACTCGCATCTCGAATACCTGATCGAACGCGGGCGCGCCACGGAGGCCGAGCGCGCCACCCATCCCGACCGCAACAAGCTGTACAACTGCCTGGGCGCGTCCCAGGCGCCGCGGGTCGACGTCTCGCGCCAGGCCGCCCTGCAGCCGGGCGACACGCTGCTGCTCTGTTCCGACGGCCTGTGGGGCGTGCTGCCCGACAGCGAGATCGTGCACCGGCTCTCGAGCACGGGCATCGTGCAGGCGGTGCCGGAGCTGGTCGCCATGTCCGCCGCCATCGGCGGCGCGCGCGGCGACAACACTACCGCCCTGGGCATCACCTGGCAGGGCGCGGACACTGCCGGGGCCAACATGCGCGACGTGATCTCGACCGCGCTGCTGCCGGCGGACGAGGTCAGCTCGTCCATCATCGCCGCCGACCCGGCTCCCACGGGCAGCGAGGCCGACGCTTTCGACGAGGCCGAGATCGAGCGCGCCATCGCCGAGATCCGCGAAGCGATCGAAAAATCATCCCAGTTACTCAAATAA
- the rdgB gene encoding RdgB/HAM1 family non-canonical purine NTP pyrophosphatase — protein sequence MTQRLILASNNAGKLKEFAQLLAPIGFELHPQGEFNVPEAEEPFGTFVENALAKARHAARLTGLPALADDSGVCVNALGGAPGVYSARYAGEPKSDARNNQKLVAELVQHADKSAYYYCVLVYVRHADDPQPVIADGAWHGEIVEQPRGEGGFGYDPHFLIPALGKTTAELDPVQKNALSHRGQALRALVEKLKR from the coding sequence ATGACCCAACGCCTGATCCTCGCCTCCAACAACGCCGGCAAGCTGAAGGAATTCGCCCAACTCCTCGCCCCCATCGGCTTCGAGCTCCACCCCCAGGGCGAGTTCAACGTCCCGGAAGCCGAAGAGCCCTTCGGCACCTTCGTCGAGAACGCCCTGGCCAAGGCCCGCCACGCCGCGCGCCTGACCGGGCTGCCGGCGCTGGCCGACGATTCGGGCGTGTGCGTGAACGCCCTCGGCGGCGCCCCCGGCGTCTACTCGGCACGCTATGCCGGCGAGCCGAAATCCGACGCCCGCAACAACCAGAAGCTGGTGGCCGAGCTCGTCCAGCACGCCGACAAGTCCGCCTATTACTACTGCGTGCTGGTCTATGTGCGCCACGCCGACGACCCCCAGCCGGTGATCGCCGACGGCGCCTGGCATGGCGAGATCGTCGAGCAGCCGCGCGGCGAGGGCGGCTTCGGCTACGATCCGCATTTCCTGATCCCCGCCCTCGGCAAGACCACCGCCGAGCTGGACCCGGTCCAGAAGAACGCCCTGTCGCACCGCGGCCAGGCCCTGCGCGCCCTCGTCGAGAAGCTGAAGCGATGA
- a CDS encoding serine/threonine-protein kinase, with translation MAAQNNAPLPDGLEIAGYRIVKKIASGGFSIVYLAYDSEGNAVAIKEYLPSALALRQPGELIPSVAKANLPIFHIGLKCFFEEGRALARIVHPNVVRVVNFFRANETVYMVMAYESGHALQEHIARAVAKGGRLSEKFVRQVFNGVCGGLREVHANKLLHLDLKPANIYLRTDGSPLLLDFGAARQTIESDVPMLAPMYTPGFAAPELYAKGSQLGPWTDIYSIGAAMYACMAGATPQPADARKSEDKLLPQLDALELRYSKELVRMVRACLALDPLARPQSVFALQKVLRTAPAAPAEPDAEQGRARASDPEDAPRAGGWRGLVGRLGGLGRGKAGS, from the coding sequence ATGGCCGCTCAGAACAACGCACCCCTGCCCGATGGCCTGGAAATTGCCGGATACCGCATTGTAAAGAAAATTGCGTCCGGTGGGTTCAGTATTGTTTATCTAGCATATGACAGCGAAGGCAATGCTGTCGCCATCAAGGAATACCTGCCCAGCGCGCTCGCGCTGCGCCAGCCGGGCGAGCTGATACCGAGCGTCGCAAAGGCCAATTTACCGATCTTCCACATCGGCCTGAAGTGCTTCTTCGAGGAGGGGCGGGCGCTGGCGCGCATCGTCCACCCGAACGTGGTGCGGGTGGTGAACTTCTTCCGCGCCAACGAGACGGTCTACATGGTGATGGCCTACGAGTCCGGCCACGCGCTGCAGGAGCACATCGCGCGCGCCGTGGCCAAGGGCGGCCGCCTGAGCGAGAAGTTCGTGCGCCAGGTCTTCAATGGGGTGTGCGGCGGCCTGCGCGAAGTCCACGCCAACAAGCTGCTGCACCTCGACCTGAAGCCCGCCAACATCTACCTGCGCACCGACGGCTCGCCCCTGCTGCTCGACTTCGGCGCGGCGCGCCAGACCATCGAGAGCGACGTGCCCATGCTGGCGCCCATGTACACCCCGGGCTTCGCCGCCCCCGAGCTGTACGCCAAGGGCAGCCAGCTCGGGCCCTGGACCGACATCTACAGCATCGGCGCCGCCATGTATGCCTGCATGGCGGGCGCGACCCCGCAGCCGGCGGACGCGCGCAAGAGCGAAGACAAGCTCCTGCCCCAGCTCGACGCGCTCGAGCTGCGCTACTCGAAGGAGCTGGTGCGGATGGTGCGCGCCTGCCTGGCCCTCGATCCGCTGGCGCGCCCGCAGAGCGTGTTCGCGCTGCAGAAAGTGCTGCGCACGGCCCCGGCCGCGCCGGCGGAACCGGATGCTGAACAGGGACGCGCACGGGCGAGCGACCCGGAAGACGCGCCGCGCGCGGGCGGCTGGCGCGGCCTGGTCGGCCGCCTCGGCGGCCTCGGGCGCGGCAAAGCCGGGAGCTGA
- the hemW gene encoding radical SAM family heme chaperone HemW translates to MIPIKPAGQGGPIEPRNPATAALQYLQPGALNLSALPPLSLYIHWPWCVRKCPYCDFNSHEAKGELPEQAYLDALRLDLEQSLPLIWGRKIHTVFIGGGTPSLMSAAGLDRLLSDLRTLLPLDLDAEITMEANPGTFEAERFKSYRESGINRLSIGIQSFNGGHLEALGRIHDGGEALRAVEIAKSTFDNFNLDLMYALPRQTLEEARRDLETALAFQPPHLSLYHLTMEPNTVFAKYPPPLPDDDTSADMQDMIAELTADAGYGHYEVSAYAQPGRRARHNLNYWQFGDYLGIGAGAHSKLSFPHRILRQARYKQPASFMDAARRGNAVQEEHEIGRADLGFEFMLNALRLTEGFDPNLFGERTGMSISTITKALNEAEAKGLLYRDHKLIRPTELGQRFLNDLQEMFLAA, encoded by the coding sequence ATGATTCCCATCAAACCCGCCGGCCAGGGCGGCCCGATCGAACCGCGCAATCCGGCCACCGCCGCCCTGCAATACCTGCAGCCGGGCGCCCTGAACCTGAGCGCGCTGCCGCCGCTGTCGCTCTACATCCACTGGCCCTGGTGCGTGCGCAAATGCCCCTACTGCGACTTCAACTCGCACGAGGCCAAGGGCGAGCTGCCGGAACAGGCCTACCTCGACGCCCTGCGTCTCGACCTCGAGCAGTCGCTGCCCCTCATCTGGGGCCGCAAGATCCACACCGTGTTCATCGGCGGCGGCACGCCCAGCCTGATGTCGGCGGCGGGCCTAGACCGGCTGCTGTCCGACCTGCGCACCCTGCTGCCGCTCGACCTGGACGCCGAGATCACGATGGAAGCCAATCCCGGCACCTTCGAGGCCGAACGCTTCAAGTCCTACCGCGAGAGCGGCATCAACCGCCTGTCGATCGGCATCCAGAGCTTCAATGGCGGCCACCTGGAAGCCCTGGGCCGCATCCACGACGGCGGCGAAGCCCTGCGCGCGGTCGAGATCGCGAAGTCGACCTTCGACAACTTCAACCTCGACCTGATGTACGCGCTGCCGCGCCAGACCCTCGAGGAAGCGCGGCGCGACCTGGAGACCGCGCTGGCCTTCCAGCCGCCCCATTTGTCGCTCTACCACCTGACGATGGAGCCGAACACGGTGTTCGCCAAGTATCCGCCGCCGCTGCCGGACGACGATACCAGCGCCGACATGCAGGACATGATCGCCGAACTGACGGCAGACGCCGGCTACGGGCACTATGAAGTGTCGGCCTATGCCCAGCCGGGACGGCGCGCGCGCCACAACCTGAACTACTGGCAGTTCGGCGACTACCTCGGCATCGGCGCCGGCGCCCACTCCAAGCTGTCCTTCCCGCACCGCATCCTGCGCCAGGCGCGCTACAAGCAGCCGGCCTCCTTCATGGACGCCGCCAGGCGCGGCAACGCGGTGCAGGAAGAGCACGAGATCGGCCGCGCCGACCTGGGTTTCGAGTTCATGCTCAACGCTCTGCGCCTGACCGAGGGCTTCGATCCGAACCTGTTCGGCGAGCGCACCGGCATGAGCATCAGCACGATCACCAAAGCCCTCAACGAGGCGGAAGCCAAGGGCCTGCTGTACCGCGATCACAAGCTGATCCGACCGACCGAACTGGGTCAGCGCTTCCTGAACGATTTGCAGGAGATGTTCCTGGCGGCCTAG
- a CDS encoding thioesterase family protein has translation MFERTLVAGWGDMDFNAHMRNTAYLDKSADVRMMYFAEHGFPMSEFARLQLGPVVMRDQIDYFRECRLLDEIRVTLALAGLSEDGSRMTLRNEFHRDGQLCARVTSTVGWFDLRQRKLIVPPPELAALLRALDRSEDFAVLPGSAR, from the coding sequence ATGTTCGAACGCACCCTGGTCGCCGGTTGGGGCGACATGGATTTCAACGCCCACATGCGCAACACCGCCTACCTCGACAAGTCGGCCGACGTGCGCATGATGTACTTCGCCGAACACGGCTTCCCGATGTCCGAATTCGCCCGCCTGCAGCTCGGCCCCGTGGTGATGCGCGACCAGATCGACTATTTCCGCGAATGCCGCCTGCTCGACGAGATCCGCGTGACCCTGGCCCTGGCCGGCCTGTCCGAGGACGGCAGCCGCATGACCCTGCGTAACGAATTCCACCGCGACGGCCAGCTATGCGCCCGCGTGACCTCGACCGTCGGCTGGTTCGACCTGCGCCAGCGCAAATTGATCGTCCCGCCGCCCGAACTGGCGGCGCTGCTGCGCGCCCTCGATCGCAGCGAAGACTTCGCCGTCCTGCCGGGCAGCGCGCGCTGA
- the rpoZ gene encoding DNA-directed RNA polymerase subunit omega — MARITIEDCLKNVPNRFQLTLAATYRARQLLQGHTPKVEAKDKPTVVALREIAAGKVGLEMLKKVPM; from the coding sequence ATGGCCCGCATCACCATCGAAGACTGCCTCAAGAACGTCCCCAACCGCTTCCAGCTGACCCTGGCCGCGACCTACCGTGCCCGTCAGTTGCTCCAAGGCCACACTCCCAAGGTCGAAGCCAAGGACAAGCCGACCGTTGTTGCACTGCGTGAAATTGCAGCTGGTAAAGTCGGTCTGGAAATGCTCAAGAAGGTCCCCATGTAA
- a CDS encoding efflux transporter outer membrane subunit → MIKHAKLLTPLALAMALSGCLSLAPKYERPAAPVAASFPELPRPASAPANPVANEPAAQIEWQRFFLDARLRQLIDLALANNRDLRVAIANIEQASAQYRIQRADRLPTVGAAVTGQRQTTGEDQPINSIYQAGLSVSQFELDLFGRVRNLSDAALAQYLATEEARKTTQISLIASVANAYLQLLADEELLALAQRTVQTREESDKLTQLRFENGVASRLELQQSRSLVETARTTLAQAQRQRAQDINLLTLLVGQTLPEAPAGATLASTVLPDLPAGLPSDLLAARPDIRSAEQQLIAANANIGAARANFFPRITLTGSAGSASTELSGLFKSGSFGWTFAPQAILPIFDYGRNRAVLGSARAQRDIAVAQYERSIQTAFREVADALAGQATFSEQLRAQRAVAEAEADRFNLSDLRYRNGAASYLDLLDAQRSLFQAQQQAIQANLLRLQNQVTLYRVLGGGWTEPATPVAAR, encoded by the coding sequence ATGATCAAACACGCTAAACTCCTGACCCCGCTCGCGCTGGCGATGGCGCTCTCGGGCTGCCTGTCGCTGGCGCCCAAGTACGAGCGCCCGGCGGCCCCGGTCGCGGCCAGCTTCCCCGAACTGCCGCGACCGGCCAGCGCGCCGGCCAATCCGGTGGCGAACGAGCCTGCCGCCCAGATCGAATGGCAGCGCTTCTTCCTCGATGCGCGCCTGCGCCAGCTGATCGACCTGGCCCTGGCCAACAACCGCGACCTGCGGGTGGCGATCGCCAACATCGAGCAGGCGAGCGCGCAATACCGCATCCAGCGCGCCGACCGCCTGCCGACCGTGGGCGCAGCCGTCACCGGCCAGCGCCAGACCACCGGCGAAGACCAGCCGATCAACAGCATCTACCAGGCCGGCCTGTCGGTCTCGCAGTTCGAGCTCGACCTGTTCGGACGCGTGCGCAACCTGTCGGACGCGGCGCTGGCCCAGTACCTGGCCACCGAAGAGGCGCGCAAGACCACCCAGATCAGCCTGATCGCCTCGGTCGCCAACGCCTACCTGCAATTGCTGGCGGACGAAGAGCTGCTGGCCCTGGCCCAGCGCACCGTGCAGACGCGCGAAGAGTCGGACAAGCTGACGCAACTGCGCTTCGAGAACGGCGTGGCCTCGCGCCTGGAGCTGCAGCAATCGCGTTCGCTGGTCGAGACCGCGCGCACCACACTGGCACAGGCCCAGCGCCAGCGCGCCCAGGACATCAACCTGCTCACCCTGCTGGTGGGCCAGACCCTGCCCGAGGCGCCGGCCGGCGCCACCCTGGCCTCGACCGTGCTGCCCGATCTTCCGGCCGGGCTGCCTTCGGACCTGCTGGCGGCGCGTCCGGACATCCGCTCGGCCGAGCAGCAGCTGATCGCGGCCAACGCCAACATCGGCGCGGCGCGCGCCAACTTCTTCCCGCGCATCACCCTCACCGGCAGCGCGGGCAGCGCCAGCACCGAGCTCTCGGGCCTGTTCAAGAGCGGCAGCTTCGGCTGGACCTTCGCGCCGCAGGCGATCCTGCCGATCTTCGACTACGGCCGTAACCGCGCCGTGCTCGGCTCGGCGCGCGCCCAGCGCGACATCGCGGTGGCCCAGTACGAGCGCTCGATCCAGACCGCGTTCCGCGAAGTGGCGGACGCGCTGGCCGGCCAGGCCACCTTCAGCGAGCAACTGCGCGCCCAGCGCGCGGTGGCCGAGGCGGAAGCCGACCGCTTCAACCTGTCGGACCTGCGCTACCGGAATGGCGCGGCCAGCTATCTCGATTTGCTGGATGCGCAGCGCTCGCTGTTCCAGGCGCAGCAGCAGGCGATCCAGGCGAACCTGCTGCGCTTGCAGAACCAGGTGACTTTGTATCGCGTGTTGGGTGGGGGGTGGACCGAGCCGGCGACGCCCGTCGCAGCGCGTTAA
- a CDS encoding M28 family peptidase: MRHFFQSHWKAILAIILAILLAVLTVETAPAFDAPPLSARLRAHVEAIASTEHNVANPGALERSARHIESALAGYGYQPRRQEYEAGGQKVRNIEVSVANVEPGAKPERIFIIGAHYDSAIGAPGANDNGSGTAAVLELARLLKTMQPSRGTELKFVFFVNEEPPWFMGEEMGSLRHARELKRLGHQVAGALILETVGWYSDAPNSQKLPPGLEDKYPSTGNFIAFVGTLESSALVRQSLAAFRAHSDFPAQGLAAPAHVMGVTLSDHTSYNRQGYPALMITDTAFLRYPYYHTAEDTPDKLDYESMARVVTGLARTINALAGAVRT; encoded by the coding sequence ATGCGACATTTCTTTCAATCCCACTGGAAGGCCATTCTTGCGATCATTCTCGCCATCCTGCTGGCGGTGCTGACCGTGGAAACCGCGCCCGCCTTCGACGCCCCGCCCCTCTCGGCGCGCCTGCGCGCCCACGTGGAGGCGATCGCCTCCACAGAGCACAACGTCGCCAACCCGGGCGCGCTGGAGCGCTCGGCGCGCCACATCGAAAGCGCCCTCGCCGGCTACGGCTACCAGCCGCGCCGCCAGGAATACGAGGCCGGCGGCCAGAAAGTGCGGAATATCGAGGTCTCGGTGGCCAACGTCGAACCGGGGGCCAAGCCCGAGCGCATCTTCATCATCGGCGCCCACTACGACTCGGCCATCGGCGCTCCCGGCGCCAACGACAACGGCAGCGGCACCGCGGCCGTGCTGGAACTGGCGCGCCTGCTGAAGACCATGCAGCCCAGCCGCGGCACCGAACTGAAATTCGTCTTCTTCGTGAACGAGGAACCGCCCTGGTTCATGGGCGAGGAAATGGGCAGCCTGCGGCATGCGCGCGAACTCAAGCGCCTCGGCCACCAGGTGGCCGGCGCCCTGATCCTGGAAACCGTGGGCTGGTACTCGGACGCGCCGAACAGCCAGAAACTGCCGCCCGGGCTGGAAGACAAATATCCGAGCACCGGCAACTTCATCGCCTTCGTCGGCACCCTCGAATCCTCGGCACTGGTGCGCCAGTCGCTGGCGGCCTTCCGCGCCCATTCCGACTTCCCCGCCCAGGGGCTGGCCGCGCCGGCCCACGTGATGGGCGTGACCCTGTCCGACCACACGTCCTACAACCGCCAGGGCTATCCGGCCCTGATGATCACGGACACGGCCTTCCTGCGCTACCCCTACTACCACACGGCCGAGGACACGCCGGACAAGCTCGACTACGAAAGCATGGCGCGCGTGGTCACCGGGCTGGCGCGCACCATCAATGCGCTCGCCGGCGCGGTGCGCACCTAG
- the gmk gene encoding guanylate kinase: MLPTAFSGSLFIVAAPSGAGKSTLVNALLAQEPGIKLSVSTTTRPPRPGEQDGREYHFTNAEDFVNRAERGEFLEWAEVHGNYYGTSRLTVEQEMKTGTDILLEIDWQGARQVKKQFPDAAGIFILPPSIEALEERLHKRGTDEPHIITRRLLAAGGEIAHAPEFEYAIINEEFNVALAELQAIVKATRCRFAQQAARNATLFAQLGIHAQQPQS; this comes from the coding sequence ATGCTCCCAACCGCCTTCTCCGGCAGCCTGTTCATCGTCGCGGCCCCCTCGGGCGCCGGCAAGTCGACCCTGGTCAATGCCCTGCTGGCGCAGGAACCGGGCATCAAGCTGTCGGTCTCGACCACCACCCGCCCGCCCCGTCCGGGCGAGCAGGATGGCCGCGAGTACCATTTCACCAATGCCGAGGACTTCGTCAACCGCGCCGAGCGCGGCGAATTCCTGGAGTGGGCCGAGGTGCACGGCAATTACTACGGCACCAGCCGCCTGACCGTGGAACAGGAAATGAAGACCGGCACCGACATCCTGCTGGAGATCGACTGGCAGGGCGCGCGCCAGGTCAAGAAGCAGTTCCCCGACGCCGCCGGCATCTTCATCCTGCCGCCGTCGATCGAGGCCCTGGAGGAGCGCCTGCACAAGCGCGGGACCGACGAGCCCCACATCATCACCCGCCGCCTGCTGGCCGCCGGGGGGGAGATCGCTCACGCTCCGGAGTTCGAGTATGCTATCATCAACGAAGAGTTCAACGTCGCCCTGGCCGAACTGCAGGCGATTGTCAAAGCGACACGTTGCCGGTTCGCCCAACAAGCCGCCCGCAACGCTACGCTGTTTGCCCAGCTGGGTATCCACGCGCAACAACCACAATCGTAA